The proteins below come from a single Cannabis sativa cultivar Pink pepper isolate KNU-18-1 chromosome 3, ASM2916894v1, whole genome shotgun sequence genomic window:
- the LOC115701980 gene encoding uncharacterized protein LOC115701980 isoform X3, translated as MPPGNRPVQHPSNFPKLASDSSSCSSGTADDDSFTFELGLRSSKQAAGTPIKNLLAKEMSKENESRRRAPSVVARLMGLDGLPPQKPAYREDNGISDGYLIRTVRPVDKCQRSSRRYDSKSSRKSSMDEQEFKDVFEVLETSKLGSCSHPSQKSMANSNLTDAEMAFIRQKFMDAKRLSTDEKLQGSKEFHEALEVLDSNKDLLLEFFKQPNSLFTKHLQDLQGATPQPLCDRVAATKSSNARIYEKTRHDSKSAREPFHKSHSASSQRHRDRRSKNSDFHAAQNSLKSLNNQREGKEEPAILPTRIVVLKPNLGKVLNTDNIVSSSCSSHASLPECRNDTEISAIKNREVELLGGRNFRRDAGISGHRSRESRELAKQITRQIKNSCSNSSVKLSSSTFKGYAGDESSCSMSGSESANESETMSTSSKYSYDLSKRSRSLSSRSTESSVSREAKKRLSERWKLTHKSLDMSVVSRGSTLADMLAIPDKETRPPYLDSITDEEGSRNKIVCDSDGPAQWVEPLGISSRDGWKDGCISNLTRSRSLPSSTTVFGSPRAITRCEPIRDDRYVIPKEALKRERVNAQKIKTDKKSVNRNLGSSGKRSHHSRSIRESKDSSIKTVATQNHVNVKLEVSGRQPQQKIEDIKSLTDNLTDDRSPVPLRCLDGEHKTTKPLNNSIPELPAHVMVADVCHVGDRDCINLQAQTESHEQTPIPSKHSVPGLESPASSKEAEQPSPVSILEVPFTDDVSSCSECFESLSADLQGLRMQLHLLKLESESYEEGPMLVSSDDEVGEGAEVSDAFGSSQRSWESCYVVDVLIHSGLKEADPDEFLAAWHTRECPLSPFLFEELEKKYNNETSPPKSERRLLFDRISSGILEMYQPFTDPHPWIGSSTGTMSGPRWSKNEVEDGVCLWLTKQAKNVKKETAEKVMGRESEWLDMGDDIDILGREMETLLLEELMEEFLVAM; from the exons ATGCCTCCAg GTAACAGGCCAGTCCAACACCCAAGCAATTTTCCAAAGTTGGCCTCTGATTCTAGTTCTTGCAGTAGTGGCACAGCAGATGATGACTCg TTCACGTTTGAATTGGGGTTGAGATCTTCAAAACAAGCTGCTGGAACTCCAATCAAGAACTTATTAGCAAAGGAGATGTCGAAAGAAAATGAATCAAGAAGGAGAGCACCTAGTGTTGTTGCCAGACTGATGGGGCTTGATGGTTTGCCTCCTCAAAAACCAGCTTACAGAGAAGATAATGGCATTTCTGATGGTTATCTTATTAGGACAGTAAGACCTGTGGATAAATGTCAAAGAAGTAGCCGTCGATATGACAGCAAATCTTCTAGGAAAAGCTCAATGGATGAACAAGAATTTAAGGATGTCTTTGAAGTTCTGGAAACATCAAAGTTAGGGAGTTGTAGTCATCCATCGCAGAAGAGTATGGCAAACTCGAATCTGACTGATGCTGAGATGGCATTTATTCGGCAGAAATTCATGGATGCTAAACGTCTTTCGACTGATGAGAAGCTACAGGGTTCGAAGGAGTTCCATGAAGCACTTGAGGTCCTTGACTCTAACAAGGATCTCTTGCTGGAATTTTTTAAGCAACCAAACTCACTGTTTACAAAGCATCTGCAGGATCTGCAAGGTGCTACTCCCCAGCCTCTTTGTGATCGCGTAGCAGCGACGAAGTCATCAAATGCTCGGATTTATGAGAAGACACGCCATGACAGTAAATCAGCTAGAGAGCCTTTTCACAAGAGTCACAGTGCATCTTCTCAACGGCATCGTGATAGGCGCAGTAAGAACTCTGACTTCCATGCTGCTCAAAATTCCCTCAAGTCATTAAATAATCAACGAGAGGGAAAGGAGGAGCCTGCCATTCTCCCTACAAGAATCGTTGTTCTGAAACCAAATCTTGGGAAGGTGCTAAATACTGATAACATTGTTTCATCTTCTTGTTCTTCACATGCTTCATTACCAGAGTGTAGGAATGACACTGAAATCTCAGCTATTAAAAACAGGGAGGTTGAATTATTAGGAGGGAGAAACTTCAGACGTGATGCGGGGATTTCTGGTCATAGGTCTAGGGAATCAAGAGAACTTGCGAAGCAAATTACTCGGCAAATTAAAAATAGTTGTAGCAATAGTTCCGTGAAGCTATCATCTTCTACATTTAAGGGATATGCTGGGGATGAGAGTTCGTGTAGTATGTCTGGTAGTGAATCCGCAAATGAATCAGAGACAATGTCGACGAGTTCCAAATATTCTTATGACCTGAGTAAGCGATCCAGGTCCTTGTCATCACGCTCTACTGAATCATCTGTGAGCAGAGAAGCCAAGAAAAGATTGTCAGAAAGATGGAAACTCACCCACAAGTCTCTGGACATGTCAGTGGTTAGTAGAGGCAGCACGCTTGCTGACATGCTTGCTATCCCTGATAAGGAAACTAGACCACCATATCTGGATAGCATAACTGATGAGGAAGGATCCAGGAACAAAATTGTTTGTGATAGTGATGGGCCTGCTCAGTGGGTTGAACCTTTGGGTATTAGCAGCAGGGATGGCTGGAAAGATGGATGTATCAGCAATTTAACAAGATCAAGATCTCTTCCCTCATCTACTACCGTCTTTGGAAGTCCCAGAGCAATCACACGCTGTGAACCAATACGTGATGACAGGTATGTAATACCGAAAGAGGCTTTAAAGCGAGAAAGAGTTAATGCACAAAAGATTAAAACGGATAAGAAGAGTGTCAACAGAAACTTAGGATCAAGTGGCAAGAGATCACATCATTCTCGCTCAATCAGAGAAAGTAAGGACTCCTCAATCAAAACTGTTGCCACCCAAAATCATGTAAATGTTAAACTTGAAGTGAGTGGCCGTCAGCCCCAGCAGAAAATAGAAGACATTAAGTCGTTAACTGATAATCTCACAGATGATAGGAGTCCAGTTCCTCTACGTTGCTTGGATGGTGAACATAAGACAACAAAGCCTCTAAATAATTCAATCCCAGAATTACCAGCACATGTAATGGTTGCTGATGTTTGCCATGTTGGTGACCGAGATTGCATAAATCTTCAG GCACAAACGGAGTCCCATGAACAAACTCCAATACCCTCAAAACATTCTGTTCCTGGGCTAGAATCACCTGCAAGTTCTAAGGAGGCTGAACAACCGAGTCCAGTTTCAATTCTCGAAGTTCCTTTCACTGATGATGTGTCTTCTTGTTCTGAATGCTTTGAGAGTCTCAGTGCTGATTTGCAAG GGCTTCGTATGCAACTTCACCTACTCAAGTTGGAATCAGAATCCTATGAGGAAGGACCTATGCTTGTCTCTAGTGATGATGAAGTTGGGGAAGGAGCTGAGGTTTCAGATGCATTTGGATCGTCTCAACGGAGTTGGGAGTCTTGCTACGTGGTGGATGTCTTAATCCATTCTGGTTTAAAAGAAGCTGATCCAGATGAATTCTTGGCAGCATGGCACACTCGAGAATGTCCTCTTAGTCCTTTCTTGTTTGAAGAACTAGAGAAGAAGTACAACAACGAGACTTCCCCACCAAAGTCTGAGAGAAGGCTGCTTTTCGATAGAATAAGTAGTGGGATTTTGGAAATGTATCAACCGTTCACTGATCCTCATCCATGGATAGGGTCTTCTACTGGAACAATGTCGGGTCCAAGGTGGTCTAAGAATGAGGTAGAGGATGGTGTTTGTCTGTGGCTCACTAAGCAAGCAAAGAATGTGAAGAAAGAGACAGCAGAGAAAGTGATGGGTAGGGAATCAGAGTGGCTGGACATGGGCGATGACATTGATATACTAGGTAGAGAAATGGAGACGTTGTTGTTAGAAGAGCTAATGGAAGAGTTTTTAGTTGCCATGTAG
- the LOC115701980 gene encoding uncharacterized protein LOC115701980 isoform X1 — protein MERTRPKRSSNISTATSFQRFHTRERQQEPPFSQGNRPVQHPSNFPKLASDSSSCSSGTADDDSFTFELGLRSSKQAAGTPIKNLLAKEMSKENESRRRAPSVVARLMGLDGLPPQKPAYREDNGISDGYLIRTVRPVDKCQRSSRRYDSKSSRKSSMDEQEFKDVFEVLETSKLGSCSHPSQKSMANSNLTDAEMAFIRQKFMDAKRLSTDEKLQGSKEFHEALEVLDSNKDLLLEFFKQPNSLFTKHLQDLQGATPQPLCDRVAATKSSNARIYEKTRHDSKSAREPFHKSHSASSQRHRDRRSKNSDFHAAQNSLKSLNNQREGKEEPAILPTRIVVLKPNLGKVLNTDNIVSSSCSSHASLPECRNDTEISAIKNREVELLGGRNFRRDAGISGHRSRESRELAKQITRQIKNSCSNSSVKLSSSTFKGYAGDESSCSMSGSESANESETMSTSSKYSYDLSKRSRSLSSRSTESSVSREAKKRLSERWKLTHKSLDMSVVSRGSTLADMLAIPDKETRPPYLDSITDEEGSRNKIVCDSDGPAQWVEPLGISSRDGWKDGCISNLTRSRSLPSSTTVFGSPRAITRCEPIRDDRYVIPKEALKRERVNAQKIKTDKKSVNRNLGSSGKRSHHSRSIRESKDSSIKTVATQNHVNVKLEVSGRQPQQKIEDIKSLTDNLTDDRSPVPLRCLDGEHKTTKPLNNSIPELPAHVMVADVCHVGDRDCINLQAQTESHEQTPIPSKHSVPGLESPASSKEAEQPSPVSILEVPFTDDVSSCSECFESLSADLQGLRMQLHLLKLESESYEEGPMLVSSDDEVGEGAEVSDAFGSSQRSWESCYVVDVLIHSGLKEADPDEFLAAWHTRECPLSPFLFEELEKKYNNETSPPKSERRLLFDRISSGILEMYQPFTDPHPWIGSSTGTMSGPRWSKNEVEDGVCLWLTKQAKNVKKETAEKVMGRESEWLDMGDDIDILGREMETLLLEELMEEFLVAM, from the exons ATGGAAAGAACTCGACCCAAGAGGTCCTCCAACATTTCAACCGCAACCTCCTTCCAAAGATTCCACACCAGAGAACGACAACAAGAACCACCTTTCTCTCAAG GTAACAGGCCAGTCCAACACCCAAGCAATTTTCCAAAGTTGGCCTCTGATTCTAGTTCTTGCAGTAGTGGCACAGCAGATGATGACTCg TTCACGTTTGAATTGGGGTTGAGATCTTCAAAACAAGCTGCTGGAACTCCAATCAAGAACTTATTAGCAAAGGAGATGTCGAAAGAAAATGAATCAAGAAGGAGAGCACCTAGTGTTGTTGCCAGACTGATGGGGCTTGATGGTTTGCCTCCTCAAAAACCAGCTTACAGAGAAGATAATGGCATTTCTGATGGTTATCTTATTAGGACAGTAAGACCTGTGGATAAATGTCAAAGAAGTAGCCGTCGATATGACAGCAAATCTTCTAGGAAAAGCTCAATGGATGAACAAGAATTTAAGGATGTCTTTGAAGTTCTGGAAACATCAAAGTTAGGGAGTTGTAGTCATCCATCGCAGAAGAGTATGGCAAACTCGAATCTGACTGATGCTGAGATGGCATTTATTCGGCAGAAATTCATGGATGCTAAACGTCTTTCGACTGATGAGAAGCTACAGGGTTCGAAGGAGTTCCATGAAGCACTTGAGGTCCTTGACTCTAACAAGGATCTCTTGCTGGAATTTTTTAAGCAACCAAACTCACTGTTTACAAAGCATCTGCAGGATCTGCAAGGTGCTACTCCCCAGCCTCTTTGTGATCGCGTAGCAGCGACGAAGTCATCAAATGCTCGGATTTATGAGAAGACACGCCATGACAGTAAATCAGCTAGAGAGCCTTTTCACAAGAGTCACAGTGCATCTTCTCAACGGCATCGTGATAGGCGCAGTAAGAACTCTGACTTCCATGCTGCTCAAAATTCCCTCAAGTCATTAAATAATCAACGAGAGGGAAAGGAGGAGCCTGCCATTCTCCCTACAAGAATCGTTGTTCTGAAACCAAATCTTGGGAAGGTGCTAAATACTGATAACATTGTTTCATCTTCTTGTTCTTCACATGCTTCATTACCAGAGTGTAGGAATGACACTGAAATCTCAGCTATTAAAAACAGGGAGGTTGAATTATTAGGAGGGAGAAACTTCAGACGTGATGCGGGGATTTCTGGTCATAGGTCTAGGGAATCAAGAGAACTTGCGAAGCAAATTACTCGGCAAATTAAAAATAGTTGTAGCAATAGTTCCGTGAAGCTATCATCTTCTACATTTAAGGGATATGCTGGGGATGAGAGTTCGTGTAGTATGTCTGGTAGTGAATCCGCAAATGAATCAGAGACAATGTCGACGAGTTCCAAATATTCTTATGACCTGAGTAAGCGATCCAGGTCCTTGTCATCACGCTCTACTGAATCATCTGTGAGCAGAGAAGCCAAGAAAAGATTGTCAGAAAGATGGAAACTCACCCACAAGTCTCTGGACATGTCAGTGGTTAGTAGAGGCAGCACGCTTGCTGACATGCTTGCTATCCCTGATAAGGAAACTAGACCACCATATCTGGATAGCATAACTGATGAGGAAGGATCCAGGAACAAAATTGTTTGTGATAGTGATGGGCCTGCTCAGTGGGTTGAACCTTTGGGTATTAGCAGCAGGGATGGCTGGAAAGATGGATGTATCAGCAATTTAACAAGATCAAGATCTCTTCCCTCATCTACTACCGTCTTTGGAAGTCCCAGAGCAATCACACGCTGTGAACCAATACGTGATGACAGGTATGTAATACCGAAAGAGGCTTTAAAGCGAGAAAGAGTTAATGCACAAAAGATTAAAACGGATAAGAAGAGTGTCAACAGAAACTTAGGATCAAGTGGCAAGAGATCACATCATTCTCGCTCAATCAGAGAAAGTAAGGACTCCTCAATCAAAACTGTTGCCACCCAAAATCATGTAAATGTTAAACTTGAAGTGAGTGGCCGTCAGCCCCAGCAGAAAATAGAAGACATTAAGTCGTTAACTGATAATCTCACAGATGATAGGAGTCCAGTTCCTCTACGTTGCTTGGATGGTGAACATAAGACAACAAAGCCTCTAAATAATTCAATCCCAGAATTACCAGCACATGTAATGGTTGCTGATGTTTGCCATGTTGGTGACCGAGATTGCATAAATCTTCAG GCACAAACGGAGTCCCATGAACAAACTCCAATACCCTCAAAACATTCTGTTCCTGGGCTAGAATCACCTGCAAGTTCTAAGGAGGCTGAACAACCGAGTCCAGTTTCAATTCTCGAAGTTCCTTTCACTGATGATGTGTCTTCTTGTTCTGAATGCTTTGAGAGTCTCAGTGCTGATTTGCAAG GGCTTCGTATGCAACTTCACCTACTCAAGTTGGAATCAGAATCCTATGAGGAAGGACCTATGCTTGTCTCTAGTGATGATGAAGTTGGGGAAGGAGCTGAGGTTTCAGATGCATTTGGATCGTCTCAACGGAGTTGGGAGTCTTGCTACGTGGTGGATGTCTTAATCCATTCTGGTTTAAAAGAAGCTGATCCAGATGAATTCTTGGCAGCATGGCACACTCGAGAATGTCCTCTTAGTCCTTTCTTGTTTGAAGAACTAGAGAAGAAGTACAACAACGAGACTTCCCCACCAAAGTCTGAGAGAAGGCTGCTTTTCGATAGAATAAGTAGTGGGATTTTGGAAATGTATCAACCGTTCACTGATCCTCATCCATGGATAGGGTCTTCTACTGGAACAATGTCGGGTCCAAGGTGGTCTAAGAATGAGGTAGAGGATGGTGTTTGTCTGTGGCTCACTAAGCAAGCAAAGAATGTGAAGAAAGAGACAGCAGAGAAAGTGATGGGTAGGGAATCAGAGTGGCTGGACATGGGCGATGACATTGATATACTAGGTAGAGAAATGGAGACGTTGTTGTTAGAAGAGCTAATGGAAGAGTTTTTAGTTGCCATGTAG
- the LOC115701980 gene encoding uncharacterized protein LOC115701980 isoform X2, with translation MKTERGKKEERSKPKVIDSTRLSSTRPLHYVSCNRPVQHPSNFPKLASDSSSCSSGTADDDSFTFELGLRSSKQAAGTPIKNLLAKEMSKENESRRRAPSVVARLMGLDGLPPQKPAYREDNGISDGYLIRTVRPVDKCQRSSRRYDSKSSRKSSMDEQEFKDVFEVLETSKLGSCSHPSQKSMANSNLTDAEMAFIRQKFMDAKRLSTDEKLQGSKEFHEALEVLDSNKDLLLEFFKQPNSLFTKHLQDLQGATPQPLCDRVAATKSSNARIYEKTRHDSKSAREPFHKSHSASSQRHRDRRSKNSDFHAAQNSLKSLNNQREGKEEPAILPTRIVVLKPNLGKVLNTDNIVSSSCSSHASLPECRNDTEISAIKNREVELLGGRNFRRDAGISGHRSRESRELAKQITRQIKNSCSNSSVKLSSSTFKGYAGDESSCSMSGSESANESETMSTSSKYSYDLSKRSRSLSSRSTESSVSREAKKRLSERWKLTHKSLDMSVVSRGSTLADMLAIPDKETRPPYLDSITDEEGSRNKIVCDSDGPAQWVEPLGISSRDGWKDGCISNLTRSRSLPSSTTVFGSPRAITRCEPIRDDRYVIPKEALKRERVNAQKIKTDKKSVNRNLGSSGKRSHHSRSIRESKDSSIKTVATQNHVNVKLEVSGRQPQQKIEDIKSLTDNLTDDRSPVPLRCLDGEHKTTKPLNNSIPELPAHVMVADVCHVGDRDCINLQAQTESHEQTPIPSKHSVPGLESPASSKEAEQPSPVSILEVPFTDDVSSCSECFESLSADLQGLRMQLHLLKLESESYEEGPMLVSSDDEVGEGAEVSDAFGSSQRSWESCYVVDVLIHSGLKEADPDEFLAAWHTRECPLSPFLFEELEKKYNNETSPPKSERRLLFDRISSGILEMYQPFTDPHPWIGSSTGTMSGPRWSKNEVEDGVCLWLTKQAKNVKKETAEKVMGRESEWLDMGDDIDILGREMETLLLEELMEEFLVAM, from the exons ATGAAGACTGAAAGagggaagaaagaagaaagaagtaAACCGAAAGTGATCGACTCTACTCGACTCAGCTCAACTCGCCCTCTTCACTACGTCTCCT GTAACAGGCCAGTCCAACACCCAAGCAATTTTCCAAAGTTGGCCTCTGATTCTAGTTCTTGCAGTAGTGGCACAGCAGATGATGACTCg TTCACGTTTGAATTGGGGTTGAGATCTTCAAAACAAGCTGCTGGAACTCCAATCAAGAACTTATTAGCAAAGGAGATGTCGAAAGAAAATGAATCAAGAAGGAGAGCACCTAGTGTTGTTGCCAGACTGATGGGGCTTGATGGTTTGCCTCCTCAAAAACCAGCTTACAGAGAAGATAATGGCATTTCTGATGGTTATCTTATTAGGACAGTAAGACCTGTGGATAAATGTCAAAGAAGTAGCCGTCGATATGACAGCAAATCTTCTAGGAAAAGCTCAATGGATGAACAAGAATTTAAGGATGTCTTTGAAGTTCTGGAAACATCAAAGTTAGGGAGTTGTAGTCATCCATCGCAGAAGAGTATGGCAAACTCGAATCTGACTGATGCTGAGATGGCATTTATTCGGCAGAAATTCATGGATGCTAAACGTCTTTCGACTGATGAGAAGCTACAGGGTTCGAAGGAGTTCCATGAAGCACTTGAGGTCCTTGACTCTAACAAGGATCTCTTGCTGGAATTTTTTAAGCAACCAAACTCACTGTTTACAAAGCATCTGCAGGATCTGCAAGGTGCTACTCCCCAGCCTCTTTGTGATCGCGTAGCAGCGACGAAGTCATCAAATGCTCGGATTTATGAGAAGACACGCCATGACAGTAAATCAGCTAGAGAGCCTTTTCACAAGAGTCACAGTGCATCTTCTCAACGGCATCGTGATAGGCGCAGTAAGAACTCTGACTTCCATGCTGCTCAAAATTCCCTCAAGTCATTAAATAATCAACGAGAGGGAAAGGAGGAGCCTGCCATTCTCCCTACAAGAATCGTTGTTCTGAAACCAAATCTTGGGAAGGTGCTAAATACTGATAACATTGTTTCATCTTCTTGTTCTTCACATGCTTCATTACCAGAGTGTAGGAATGACACTGAAATCTCAGCTATTAAAAACAGGGAGGTTGAATTATTAGGAGGGAGAAACTTCAGACGTGATGCGGGGATTTCTGGTCATAGGTCTAGGGAATCAAGAGAACTTGCGAAGCAAATTACTCGGCAAATTAAAAATAGTTGTAGCAATAGTTCCGTGAAGCTATCATCTTCTACATTTAAGGGATATGCTGGGGATGAGAGTTCGTGTAGTATGTCTGGTAGTGAATCCGCAAATGAATCAGAGACAATGTCGACGAGTTCCAAATATTCTTATGACCTGAGTAAGCGATCCAGGTCCTTGTCATCACGCTCTACTGAATCATCTGTGAGCAGAGAAGCCAAGAAAAGATTGTCAGAAAGATGGAAACTCACCCACAAGTCTCTGGACATGTCAGTGGTTAGTAGAGGCAGCACGCTTGCTGACATGCTTGCTATCCCTGATAAGGAAACTAGACCACCATATCTGGATAGCATAACTGATGAGGAAGGATCCAGGAACAAAATTGTTTGTGATAGTGATGGGCCTGCTCAGTGGGTTGAACCTTTGGGTATTAGCAGCAGGGATGGCTGGAAAGATGGATGTATCAGCAATTTAACAAGATCAAGATCTCTTCCCTCATCTACTACCGTCTTTGGAAGTCCCAGAGCAATCACACGCTGTGAACCAATACGTGATGACAGGTATGTAATACCGAAAGAGGCTTTAAAGCGAGAAAGAGTTAATGCACAAAAGATTAAAACGGATAAGAAGAGTGTCAACAGAAACTTAGGATCAAGTGGCAAGAGATCACATCATTCTCGCTCAATCAGAGAAAGTAAGGACTCCTCAATCAAAACTGTTGCCACCCAAAATCATGTAAATGTTAAACTTGAAGTGAGTGGCCGTCAGCCCCAGCAGAAAATAGAAGACATTAAGTCGTTAACTGATAATCTCACAGATGATAGGAGTCCAGTTCCTCTACGTTGCTTGGATGGTGAACATAAGACAACAAAGCCTCTAAATAATTCAATCCCAGAATTACCAGCACATGTAATGGTTGCTGATGTTTGCCATGTTGGTGACCGAGATTGCATAAATCTTCAG GCACAAACGGAGTCCCATGAACAAACTCCAATACCCTCAAAACATTCTGTTCCTGGGCTAGAATCACCTGCAAGTTCTAAGGAGGCTGAACAACCGAGTCCAGTTTCAATTCTCGAAGTTCCTTTCACTGATGATGTGTCTTCTTGTTCTGAATGCTTTGAGAGTCTCAGTGCTGATTTGCAAG GGCTTCGTATGCAACTTCACCTACTCAAGTTGGAATCAGAATCCTATGAGGAAGGACCTATGCTTGTCTCTAGTGATGATGAAGTTGGGGAAGGAGCTGAGGTTTCAGATGCATTTGGATCGTCTCAACGGAGTTGGGAGTCTTGCTACGTGGTGGATGTCTTAATCCATTCTGGTTTAAAAGAAGCTGATCCAGATGAATTCTTGGCAGCATGGCACACTCGAGAATGTCCTCTTAGTCCTTTCTTGTTTGAAGAACTAGAGAAGAAGTACAACAACGAGACTTCCCCACCAAAGTCTGAGAGAAGGCTGCTTTTCGATAGAATAAGTAGTGGGATTTTGGAAATGTATCAACCGTTCACTGATCCTCATCCATGGATAGGGTCTTCTACTGGAACAATGTCGGGTCCAAGGTGGTCTAAGAATGAGGTAGAGGATGGTGTTTGTCTGTGGCTCACTAAGCAAGCAAAGAATGTGAAGAAAGAGACAGCAGAGAAAGTGATGGGTAGGGAATCAGAGTGGCTGGACATGGGCGATGACATTGATATACTAGGTAGAGAAATGGAGACGTTGTTGTTAGAAGAGCTAATGGAAGAGTTTTTAGTTGCCATGTAG